The segment TAGCAAAAACAACAATATTAGAATCGTAAGAAAGGTCCAATTGGTGCCTGGCCAAAACTAAACCCATAAGATTACTTAAACTTCCTCCGCTAGCTGCTACGCCACCAGCTGATGCGGGCATCCCAATTTTTCGAGCAATCCACTTGCAAAGATTTCTCTCTAATTTTGAAAGACTTGGAGATAGTTCTTCAGCTAATAGGTTGTTATTAAGTCCAGCGCATATCATATCGCCAACAATAGAAGCAGAAAGTGGAGGAGGGTCTAAATGAGCTAATGCGCCAGGATGAGAAGGTTGATATGAGCCATTCATAACTTCCTGAATATCATCCAACAATTCTTTATAAGAAAGACCTTCTACACGAGGGGCAATTTCAGGTAAATATCTATAAGTTGGTAAAGGTCCAGTTTTATTAGCACTTGAGAACCACCTGCAAAGTTTTTCAGAAGCATCTTCTAAAAATGACTGCAAGTCTGGATCAAATTGATCTGGTGACGGGAAATAATCCAATTCTGGATATTTGACTATATCTTTGTTGCCAATCAATAGTTAAACAAGTTCAACAACCATTCTCCAACGTTGAAGCTTTATTTATCAATGTATATTCGTAAATTATGCAAATAGCAAAACCTATCGAGCTTGAAGAAACAAAAACAAGATCCTGGATGACTAGACTGCTGAAGAGGGCAAGTGCATTAGGAGACGAAGGTGAAGTTCCTGTAGCAGCAGTAATTCTGAACGAAAGAGGGCATTGTATTGGACATGGAAAAAATACAAGAAATGAAAATCGTGACCCATTAGGTCATGCTGAGTTAGTGGCTCTTCGTCAGGCTTCCTTATTAAAAGATGATTGGAGGTTTAATGAATGCACATTAATTTGCACTCTTGAACCATGCCAAATGTGTGCAGCGGCACTCATACAGGCAAGGATGGGTAAAGTTATTTTCGCGGCTGAAGATAAAAAGAGAGGTGGGTTAGGAGGAAGTATTGACCTATCAAAACTGAAGAGTTCTCACCACAAAATGGAAATTGAAAGAGGGGTACTTCAATTTGAAGCCGAAATACTTTTAAGTTCTTGGTTTAAGGCACAGCGTGAAAAAAAACGGATATCACGCCTTAAATTTGGGTATTTCTGATTTGAAAATATCTAATATTTTCTCAACATTGGTACTCGTAGAGTTATATCCCATCAAACCGATTCTCCAAACTTTACCTGCAAGTGTTCCAAGCCCTCCTCCTATTTCAATGCCAAAATTATTTAACAAGTGAGTAGCAAATGCTTTGCCATCAACGCCTTCTGGAATTCGAACTGTTGTTAGGGTCGGCAAACGTAATTCCTCTTTTACATGGGGATGTAAACCGATTTCTTCCAAACCATGCCAGAGATTTTCTGCATTCTCTCTGTGCCTTTCCCATGTATTTTCTAAACCTTCCTCCATCAGCAAACGAAGAGCTTCTCTCATCCCAAAATTCATATTTACAGGGGCCGTATGGTGATAAACCCTGTCACTACCCCAGTATTTATTTAATAAAGAAACATCTAAATACCAATTTGGTACTTTATCTGATCTGTTATTTAATTTCTCCTCAGCTCTTTCATTCATAGTGAAAGGACCCAAGCCAGGGGGGCAACTTAATCCCTTTTGGCTACAGCTATATGCAAGGTCAACCTTCCAATCATCTAAGAACAGAGGTACACCACCAAGAGAAGTAACAGTATCTAAAAGAAGCAAGCAATTATGACTTCTGCAAAGTTCACCTATCCCTTCCATAGGCTGACAAACACCTGTTGAAGTTTCAGCATGAACTAAAGCAAATAAAGAAGGTTTATATTTTAAAAGAGCAGCTTCTATTTCTTCTAGAGAGAAAGCTTCTCCCCAGTTTTTTTCTATGGTGTCGACTTTTGCTCGGTATCTGCTTGCCATATCTGAAAGCCTGTTACCAAAATAGCCTTTAACACCAATTAAAACTTGGTCACCTGGCTCAATTACATTCGCAATGGTTGCCTCCATTGCAGCACTTCCTGTCCCACTCATAGGAAGGGTTAACCTGTTTTTTGTTTGCCAGGCATATCTCAATAACTCCTGAACTTCCGCCATAAGACTTACATAGTAAGGATCTAAATGGCCTACAGGTTGATTTGAGATTGCTTTTAAGACTTCAGGGTTTGAGTTTGAAGGGCCTGGGCCGAGCAGAAGCCTTTCAGGAACAATAATTTTGTGCACAGGTAATCTGTGAGATTTATCAACTGAGGGGATGGCTTTTGTAGTCGTCAAGACCAGAAAGAGCTTATCTATTACATGAGCCTAAACACCTATAGGCCAGGTCGTGAATTTCTTTTAGGTATTGCAATGGGTAATAACTGTTTTTTACGGAAAAAAGCATGTAAATAATAAAAAAAAATAAGAAGAGATGGCTTTTTATGAGGAAAGTGTGCAAAAAGGTACTTATTGATACAAAACTAGTTACGAACGCTAATTACTTTCAGATCAATAAGGTTTTATAAAAATCCATGAGCAAAACCCCTAGAGAAGTTCTCAGTCAAATCAAAGATGAAGGCATAGAACTTATAGATCTAAAATTCACAGACATCCACGGGAAGTGGCAGCATTTGACCGTAACGTCAGATATGGTCGACGAGGAAGCCTTTCAAAGCGGTCTGGCGTTTGACGGGTCATCAATTAGGGGTTGGAAAGCTATAAACGAGTCTGATATGGCAATGGTGCCAGATGCCAGTACTGCATGGATAGATCCCTTCTATCGTCATAAGACTCTCAGTCTAATTTGTTCTATACAAGAGCCAAGAAGTGGTGAGCCTTATTCAAGATGCCCAAGAGCATTAGCCCAAAAAGCACTTTCATATTTATCCTCAACTGGTTTGGCCGATTCAGCTTTCTTTGGTCCTGAACCCGAGTTTTTTATATTTGATGACGTCAGATACAACTCAAGTGAAGGCAACTCGTTCTATAGCGTTGACACTATTGAGGCACCTTGGAATACAGCGAGAGTGGAAGAAGGAGGTAATTTGGCGTACAAAATTCAATACAAAGAAGGGTATTTCCCTGTAGCCCCAAATGATACAGCTCAAGACATTAGATCTGAAATGCTTCTATTGATGGCTCAATTGGGAATTCCAATTGAGAAGCATCATCACGAAGTGGCTGGACCTGGACAACATGAATTAGGAATGAAGTTCGCTTCATTGATCAATGCAGCGGACAATGTCATGACCTACAAATACGTAGTCAGAAACGTTGCCAAAAAGTATGGGAAAACAGCAACATTCATGCCTAAGCCAGTGTGGAATGACAACGGTACAGGAATGCATGTACACCAAAGCCTATGGAAGGGTGGTCAGCCTTTATTCTTTGGAGAGGGGACATATGCAAACCTTTCTCAGACTGCTAAATGGTATATAGGAGGAATTCTGAAACATGCACCTTCTTTCCTTGCTTTTACAAATCCAACAACAAATAGTTATAAGCGATTAGTTCCAGGATTCGAAGCCCCAGTTAATTTGGTTTACTCACAAGGTAACCGCTCTG is part of the Prochlorococcus marinus str. MIT 0919 genome and harbors:
- a CDS encoding nucleoside deaminase — encoded protein: MQIAKPIELEETKTRSWMTRLLKRASALGDEGEVPVAAVILNERGHCIGHGKNTRNENRDPLGHAELVALRQASLLKDDWRFNECTLICTLEPCQMCAAALIQARMGKVIFAAEDKKRGGLGGSIDLSKLKSSHHKMEIERGVLQFEAEILLSSWFKAQREKKRISRLKFGYF
- a CDS encoding pyridoxal-phosphate-dependent aminotransferase family protein; the encoded protein is MTTTKAIPSVDKSHRLPVHKIIVPERLLLGPGPSNSNPEVLKAISNQPVGHLDPYYVSLMAEVQELLRYAWQTKNRLTLPMSGTGSAAMEATIANVIEPGDQVLIGVKGYFGNRLSDMASRYRAKVDTIEKNWGEAFSLEEIEAALLKYKPSLFALVHAETSTGVCQPMEGIGELCRSHNCLLLLDTVTSLGGVPLFLDDWKVDLAYSCSQKGLSCPPGLGPFTMNERAEEKLNNRSDKVPNWYLDVSLLNKYWGSDRVYHHTAPVNMNFGMREALRLLMEEGLENTWERHRENAENLWHGLEEIGLHPHVKEELRLPTLTTVRIPEGVDGKAFATHLLNNFGIEIGGGLGTLAGKVWRIGLMGYNSTSTNVEKILDIFKSEIPKFKA
- the glnA gene encoding type I glutamate--ammonia ligase — protein: MSKTPREVLSQIKDEGIELIDLKFTDIHGKWQHLTVTSDMVDEEAFQSGLAFDGSSIRGWKAINESDMAMVPDASTAWIDPFYRHKTLSLICSIQEPRSGEPYSRCPRALAQKALSYLSSTGLADSAFFGPEPEFFIFDDVRYNSSEGNSFYSVDTIEAPWNTARVEEGGNLAYKIQYKEGYFPVAPNDTAQDIRSEMLLLMAQLGIPIEKHHHEVAGPGQHELGMKFASLINAADNVMTYKYVVRNVAKKYGKTATFMPKPVWNDNGTGMHVHQSLWKGGQPLFFGEGTYANLSQTAKWYIGGILKHAPSFLAFTNPTTNSYKRLVPGFEAPVNLVYSQGNRSAAVRIPLTGPSPKAKRLEFRSGDAMANPYLAFSAMMMAGIDGIKNQIDPGDGVDVDLFELPSEELERISTVPSSLNDALDALKSDNEYLTAGGVFDQDFINNFIEIKYEEVQQLRQRPHPHEFFMYYDA